In Ursus arctos isolate Adak ecotype North America unplaced genomic scaffold, UrsArc2.0 scaffold_2, whole genome shotgun sequence, the genomic stretch TCAGGAAAAGTGTCTCAGGGAAAGTGTCAGGAAAAGCTCCAGAGAGGAGCTGAGCCCAGTGCTAAGTccccaggcaggggagggagggacactggACAGAGCATGGGGCTGTGAGTAGCCCAGCACCGTCAGCAGCCCCTGCGGGGACTGGTAACCCACCCAGACTTGGAGTGCCCTTCACGGGGTTGAATGAATACCTCAAATGACTACATTCACTCTTTTGCTGTTAAGCATCAACCTGACCCATGTACTTGTAAAAACACAAACACCTGCTACTGTAGGAAACATAGCACATTCAGTTACAAGGTGTCCCACCGCCTGATTCAACCAGAGCCCTTGGCCTTGGGCAGAGGCTCCCGGTGTTCACGGCTCTAAGGACAGAACACAGCCCACCTCCATCCCCCAGCACTTTCCCCACACTACTGCCCAGCCTTATGATTCTAAACACATGAAGCAGCTACGGACAGAGAAGAAAAGCTTCTAAATGTCCCAACCCCGAGAACAGGGTCTGATGGTCTGTGTcctcctctccctaccccctgGGAAGGAGTCAAGGTGTAATCTGAGGCCCCACTGGTGATGGGCTTAGGCTTAGTGGAGGATGAAAGTTTTAAACTTCCTAAATATAATGGTTGCTAAGGGAATTGGTGGTTCATGGGTAAAGAGGAGTTTTCATTGGTGCCACCCCAGAAGTCTACTACTGCCCCATAAAACTTTTCCTATTTGTGTCTGATTCTCCAGCATTAACAGTTCATTTCTCTGCCAGGTGGTGGGAAGGCTGCCTAAAAATGTGTATGTCTCCATGCCCCCCAGCTATGTTGTGGAGACTGCGTTCATCCCATCACTTTTCTTGGCATCTGGAGGGTCTGGGCAGGGAAACCATTGGTGCATGGCATGGGGAGCTctcaggagggggagaggcataGACGGGGGGTTGGGGCATCTGGAAGCCCTCTGCAGATTTTGACCTGGGAATGGCCCTCACCTTCACTGTTGTCAGACGCACAAACCCACTTCGGACAGGCATCGGGGTATGCCTGAGATGGTAGTTcctctacccatccatccatccgtccacccacCCAGTCAGCCATTCACCAAACCTGTATTGTGCAAGACCTTGTGGAAAAATGACAAGTTAAGGTCCCTGCTCCTGCCGCCGATACTCCTTGCACATGCCTCTCTTCGTACCTTGGCTGGGTCCTCGGGATGCCTTCTCCATCAGTCTGTGTGTATGAAGCCAGCATTCCCTCTTCAGCCTGCTCTTATCCACAAGCCTTCTACTATCCTCTTCATCCTCTGgagtccttcccttccccttaaGTACCGACACGATGCTTCACTGATCCCGTTTACCTCTTTCCATGACATCTCCTGGGCAGCAGGGTCCCTGACATGTTTCCGTTTGTGTTCCTCCACAGATGGGTACACAGTGCTTGATTAATGcccctgaatgaatgaatgaatgaatggtaggTAAGTTGTGTCCTTTGCAGGATGAGGTCAACCCCACACCATTCCAAGCTTCCTTCAGCAGCAGGCTGGGGTATTAAGAAACTCAGGGTGTTTTCCTGTTAGGTTGACAGAAGATGTAGTGATGtactttttcccccttaaacTGTAGGGATAAGATTGTGCTCAGCCACACACAgtgtatttccttctttgtttggAATTAGTGGGGATTTGGGAGGTGGTTCCTTGGGGCTCAGCCATCGGGATGCATTAGGGATCGTCATAACCATGAGACTATCGTACTTTAATGTGGAGCTGAGAGTGCCCCAAGTTGATTCACAACTGCTTCTCATGACAGCCCAATCTTGTCTTACAGAATTagaaatgaaggctcagaaaggttaagcaacTTACTCTGGGCCACCCAGCCGTGAGGGCGGAGCAGGTCTTCTGTCTCGGGTCCcagctctcctccttccccttcctctccctgccctgacTGACAGACGGGCCCAAGAAAGACACACTCTTGCCCTGTCTCGGCAGGGTCCGGCGGGGCCATGTCCCTCATCCCCTGGCTTCGGTGGACTGAAGCGCCCCCACGGCTGTCGTCCCGGAGGCCGGCTGAGATGGTGCTGGAGACGCTCATGATGGAGCTGGCGGGGCAGATGCGAGAGGCTGAGAGGCAGCAGTGGGAGCGCAGCAACGCGGTCAGGAAGGTCTGCACCGGGGTAGACTACAGCTGGCTGGCCAGCGCACCCCGGCCCACCTATGACCTCAGCCCTGGCGAGCGGCTGCAACTAGAGGACGTCTGTGCCAAGATCCACCCCTCCTACTGTGGGCCTGCCATCCTCAGGTAACCCCTGGCCGGGCATGGGGCCCCGGCTGGTGCACTGCAGGCTCCCGGGGTGCAGCTGCGGGGGGGGAGGCTGAGGCCATCAGGACTGGATCCAGGGCACCTGCATGCCCCAGGGATCTGTTCAAAGGAGCAGGGCAGAAGGAGGAATCTGCAAGAGCCCAGAGAACACCAGGCCAGAGCTAGGGGtccagaaggaggcaggaggcagctcCTGGAGGCACATAACTTTTGATGCGCGAGAACCCCAGGCCTCTGAGCTTCCTGTTCTCCCTGGATTATCATTACCCTGGATTTTAAcacagctggctcttcctccttcATCGGTTCGTCTTCTATATCACCGTCTTAGAAAGGTTTTCAGATAATCTTtccaaaattcagtttttaattatCCTATTTCATACTAGTATAATAGTTTGCCTCAGGggactgtgcatgtgtgtgtgtgtctgtgtgtgtgcgcgagtgcgcgcatgtgtgtgtgcgtgtgtgcatgtgaagTGATCAGAGGCCTGGGGCATTGAAGATGCAGAAATTCAGAGCTTGGGTACCACAATGTTCCTGAATATAAATGTAACCTTAATAGACCTCTGACCCACATGGCCCAGGCTTGGTTGGGTTCATGTTAAAGTCGAAGAAATATAGTCCAACAACCAACAATAATTTCAAAAGTTCCTCAAGTTCCTCACCTGCACTTCTGAAACATCCCCCAAATCTTCAGTCACATCTCTTTAACCATTGTAAGCATCTGTTGTACcccttttttcttagaaattctcCTTAAAACTCCTTCTTAaactccttctctttctccagtctTACCCACACTCCACTGGATTTTGTAGTCTTTTTCACCCCCtgccccctttcttccttcaggCTGAGAATCTTACCCTCTCCAGGTTCTCTTGTTCCGTACTATGGAATCCCCCCAAAATATACCTACTTCCAGAAGCACCTGGGGTTGGGGCGGTAGGGGGAGTGAGTCATGGGGGTGGTGCTGATGAGAGAATCCAGGCTGGTAAACCAAACCTGATAAACGAGGGGGAGACTGGGGACACACATAGGATCATGATTGTTCCCTCATAATTCCTGTCTCACTGCTGAAAAGTTTGGTAAGTCCAGACTCGAAATATGGTGGAGGAAACCATTAAGTGGACTTGCTAATAACTATCCTTCATTTTGAGTGCTAAGCAAAGACATTTTAGGCAGAGGAAAACCTCACCCAGCAGGTACCAGGAGCTATGGAAGGAATATCACAGGGCAGTGACACCATCAGATAGACATTTCAAAGAGATCGCTCTGGCCACCGGGGAGAGAAGGGTGGGAGAGCTGAGCCAGAAAGCCTCATGTAGGTAAAGCCAGGCCATGGTAGCAGTGGGTTCCCCTTACTACTCTGGCATCGATAACCTGAGGTCAATGTCAGGAtctttacatatacacatacacacgcacatgcacacatacacatatacatatgcatatgcatacagACTGGTAGCTATgaccccagtttacagatgagaaagctgaggcccatAGAGGCCGGAAGTAGCAGAGTGGGAATTTGAACTCAGTACTGGCTGGAGCAATATAGGGAGGTGCAGTGGTTTCTGATTGACGTCAGAAGGGAGGAAGTGGCAGAAAGGGGACCTGCCCACTGGGAGTGCACAGGGAAGCCCCGGCGGTTagacacctgctctgtgccactCCGGCTGACTCACCCgcagcccctctcctgctctgagCTCAGGTTCCGGCAGCTGCTGGCCGAGCAGGAGCCCGAGGTGCAGGAGGTGTCCCAGCTCTTCCGCTCGGTGCTGCAGGAGGTCTTGGAGAGaatgaagcaggaggaggaggcccACAAGCTGACGCGACAGTGGAGCCTGCGGCCTCGCGGCAACCTGGCACTGGCCACCTTCAAGACCCGCGCACGCATCTCCCCCTTCACCAGTGACATCCGGACTATCTCGGAGGACGTGGAGCGGGACACGCCGCCGCCGCTCCGGACCTGGAGCATGCCCGAGTTCCGGGCGCCCAAGGAGGACTGACCGGTGCTCTCCCCTGCCCAGGAGCTGAGCCACCTGCGGGAGGGCATGATAGGCCGGTGACTGGTCCCGAGTCCTGGAACCTCCCCACCTGCCCTTGACAAGGGGCCCAAGAGGTGGCCCCATCCCAAGACATTGCTGTAAGATGGAGCAAGCCCTCCGGCCCACCCTCCCCCATCAGCCACGAGGCTTGGGGTTAGGGCTTGGAGCTTGGAGCGGCAGCGATCCCTCCCCCGCCAACCTGCACAAGTCAGCTGGAacatcccctcccctgccttgcAGAGATTCGGGGCCTTGGCAGACAGACCCCAGCCCATCCGCATCTTCTGCTTCTGTCTGGAAAGGGAAGAGTTGCCCTGACTTTTTGCCAAGACCTGAGTTCTCACCCCAATTCAGGGATGTCCTAGTCACCCCCTCACTCTGAGTAAGGAGGGACTTGTTGGTAGTGTGGATTCTCTGCGGGTGACTGCTGGTGGCTGGTCTCACCACTGCAGGTAGGTCACCGCCTGGTGGACAGGCAGAGCTGAAGGGGACCACAGAAGCCAATAGGTCCACTCTCCTCAGCTAGTgaaatgaataaactgaggctcacagacaGCCAGATTCTTATACCTTAAATTGCAGCCAGATCCCCATGGGCCGCAAATTGTTCCTGCAGGCATAGTCTCTGCCCCTGAGTCCTTGAGTCCTGGGCTATGATGGGGACAGGTCCAAGGGCTATGTCTCCACCTGCCTGTGGCCTGACACATCTCTGACCTAGGAATTGACATGAGGTCTAAGGCAGCTAGGATCAGAGGTAGGATGCCCTTACCCCACCCCCAAGAGTATAGTCATGTGGGATGTGGCCAATACCTGGCAGCTCCTTCCAGAGGTGAAGTTTCAAGGCCTTCCTCCTCACTGCTCTGGAGAGCCCAGGTGTCTGATTCCAGGGTCTGTTCTCTAACTGGTCACCCCAAGGAAAGTGACACCAAAACCCCTAACTGGCCTCAAAGAACCAAGTGAAATGTTCTAGAAGAGCCTCCCTACAGCCTTCACTGTCCTTCCATTTCTAATTCAGTTAGACCTTGATAATGTGCATGTGGTGCTCCAATGTCTGGAAAGTCAGGTGGCTTCCCCACATACCCTGGGCTGAAGTGGAgtgtggggagatgggtggggaaaGGGTCTGTCCCCAACTATCAGTGCGTGCTCAGTAAATGCAAGTGGATCTTAACAATTAGTCTAAATAAAATGCCAGGAGATAAGTCAATGGGGGAAAATCCATATATTGCCTGACCAAGctcagtagaaaaaaataatttttttaatgatctggTTTTGGATTATTTTCATTCAAGTCTGgacaaaaaaatcatatgatgGAAAACCTCTTATCCAATACAGTCAAGATGAAGGAGTTGTCTCATTACATAACTGGTGGTAGTTGAAAAGCacttaaatgaaaatatacaccTAAGCTTCTTACATATTTTCTGTTAAGacataaaaaaaagttcattcaaTTGCCAAGCTGTGTTCGTTCTTTTGCGACATGTGTGGATTGTCTGATGAGAATTCCACAATTGAGTGTTATTGGCTTGTGTGCCCTTGAATCACACCAATAAGAACAACTGGCCTAAACAAGTTTGGGACAAGCAGAAGTGACCCTCGGTAAGCAGACAGGTCACTTGGTAGGGGCAAAAGTGTTGGGGAAAGTTAGAATAGGGTGTACTAGCTGTGAGCTTTCTGGGTACCATGGATGGGGGTCAGGGTGTTTTTTCCGAGGGAATGGACTGTCAGGGTCAACCCGGTTGCAGGGTGCGGGCGGTTCAGGGGAGGTCACTTAAGAGAATATCTActattttcctccttccccaccaccctACATGAACCTACCCTccccaaagaaaaggaagatgtgaGACTCTCAACAGCATGTTCTTTTTTAAGTTGAAGTAACTGGCCATCCGTGGAAGCCTTCCCTGCCCACTGCAGTCAAGACAGACAGAACCCACCAGCCCCAGACACAGCTTGTCCTACTGCCGTGAATTCCAACTGGTGACCCTCAAACCTGTGAGAAGTTGCTCCTCTGGCTGGATTCAAGTCACTAAAGGAAGTTATGATGTCAGCCTCAATTTCTATCTATAAAACTCCAGtaagaacaaataaaagaatgaaacagttGGAGAGCCTGCCTGCGAATGTGTGGCAGCCGCCGGCTGGCGCCAGTTGGAGGACTGAGCAGGGCTGTCCATCTCCCCTCAGCCCAACACCGCCAGCCACTAGAGGGAGCCACGGGGGGTGGGAACGCTCGGTGGTTGgtggttacattttattttactgcgtggaatttttctttaaatcttgttttatgaaatttaaaaatttttaaaaattcataataaaatttaaatttgaaaacagagGAGTATTGCAAAAAGTGTAAGAGCCCGCCATATGCCTCTCACCAAGGCTTAGTAGTTATTAGCATTTTGCCGTAtttcctttaatatattttttggtgAAGTATTTTAACATAACTCCCAGTCAGCATGACATCTCAGCCCTGAACCCTTCAGTATGCActgcaaaggcagaaggaaagttTCCTGTGTAACTCCAGTGCAATACTATGACTTCCaacaaaattaacagtaattccttaatatcGTCTAATATccagtccatattcaaatttccctaGCTACTCCCAACAATAgatttttgcagttttatttctttgactgaGGACCTAGTCAAGTCCCACACATTGACACaaaatttgtaatttgttttataCATGGTCATAtagcatttatttaatttcacaaTGAAGAATTGCTTAAATAGAAAGTGTTTATGGAACATTAGTGTTAATATGCAATAAGTTAATGACAGCACATAAACGAGGATAATTCTGCAAATTAGCCTAAGAATGCTCTTTATTTCGCTCcttgttattttcatttgattaAAATTCTTCCACAGCAACCAAGATTCTCTAATACCTTGAAAAGTGATGTTAAAAATCGATAATGGCAATATATCTAATTTGACTTTTCATTTGATGAAAGTGCTCTCCGTGTCCGTGGGCTTAATTATCTGAGACACGCTTGCAAATAGCAACCTAAAGCCTCCTCTTTTCTCGCCCTTTagaaacaaaacactaaaatgtatcaaaataacTCAGGGGAAATCTCAAGAATTCTAGTAGTAGGTAATGAAAATAGTTTATGTCTATGTTTGATGCCATTATTCAACATGTAGTGAAATCTCAGTCTGTCTTAATATTCCTGTGGCTCCCCAGCACAATatgttatttcaaaatttattcatCGACAAATCATTTTTAGGCAgttattttaaatcaatttaacaCCCTGCATCATTTGTTAAATGGGGGAAATTGGCGTCTGTTTCCTTTTATCAATGTTATTACATAGAGTATTAAATTAGCATTATATATTTAGTCAGGTgctaatctaaaaataaaaacatggactAAAAAGCATGACTTTATCGTACTCAAGGCAAAAATaacagaatgatttttaaaagtttctaaaaatttcCAAGAGTTGTTACAGTCTTGAGAAAGGCATTCACGAGCCAACAGGAGTTGGAGTGTTTTCTAGCACATTTGATTGTACTGCATTCCAGTTACAATTCCCTTGCTGGAACAAATGCAACATTCCCGAAGCCCTGCAGGCAAACTTGGAAGTTCTCCAGCCCTGTCTCCCCTCCCAGCTAGGTTTAGTGTGCAGAGAATTCCATTCCAGGAACAAGCTATTTCTCTCTGTGTAGCTGAGTCCTGAGGTTCACAGCTGAAAATCGACTTCTGGCCCCtgctcagggctgtgggcctctgCTAGGCTCTCCCTCAGTGTCCAGGCTCCAGGGCACCGGGCAGAGGAGATCTAGCTGAGGTTCACCTGTCCTTAgtagaaaagaaatcaaggtgCTGGGCAAAGAAACTGCTCTGAAGTGTGAAAGGGACTGGAGAAATACGTCTCTTATCCACATAAGCCAGTCCAACAATATTGCTAAGGACAGAAATGGCACTGTCTTCAAGAAAATGCCTTTATTGGGACACCTGGAAGGCCCAGTTACTTAaacgcctgccttcagctccaagtcatgatcccagggtcctgggatcgggatcgagtcccacattgggcttcttgctcagcagggagtctgcttctccctatcctctgcctgccgctccccctgcttgtgcgcatgcacgctctctctgacaagtaaaatcttaaaaaaaaaagaaaagaggggcgcctggatggcgcagtcgtctgcctccggcttagggcgtgatcccggcgttctggaatagagccccacatcaggctcctccactaggagcctgcttcttcctctctcactccccctgcttgtgttccctctctccctggctgtctttctctgtcaaataaataaataaaatctttaaaaataaaaaatttttttttaaaaagaaaagaaaaaagaaaattcctttatTAACATTTGAATGGCCCTTTGCACTTGACCCACTTGATCTGCATGTGATCTTGACCATCAGGCAAGTGCATTCTGTTTTTGATACGCCAGGGGCCAGCCTAGACCTGGAAGGCAGGGCTCCTTTCCCTTGTCTCACTGCTCCTCAGTGTTCGAGATCCTCGTTCCCTCTCAGAACCACCCGGCAGAGCCTCACCACTGAACCTCTCACACAGGGATGTAAACTTAGGTGTGTCTCTGCTCACTCCTTCCCCGGGCCATTCAGCTGCCTCCAGTAGCCTGCGAAATCCTCAGGGCAGGAACCAGGTCTTTCACCTCTGAGTCTCTACCTTCTGGGCATGGAGTAGGCACTTTACAAACGTGCTTAGTGGATGGTGCATGTGGACACCAACTGCGAGCTGAAGGCACCACAAATGAATGAGCACTGAGGCATTTATGATGTATCCACATCATTGGTTGGATTCAGTTCTACAAGGCCAGGGTCCATGTCTGATTTGAGTGTGTATCTCCCAAAatatgcctggcacattgtaagtggtctttttaagaattcattcatttattcataaagTATTCGCTGAGTGCCTCTATGTGTTGTAGCCGTACAGGAGATGGGGCAGGGGTGCAGTTACCTGTAAGGGTTCTAGCTGGATAAAACAAAACCGAGCTTTTGGCTCTTCTCTGAATTactctggaaggcttcctggaggaggtaggaTTTCCC encodes the following:
- the RD3 gene encoding protein RD3, which gives rise to MSLIPWLRWTEAPPRLSSRRPAEMVLETLMMELAGQMREAERQQWERSNAVRKVCTGVDYSWLASAPRPTYDLSPGERLQLEDVCAKIHPSYCGPAILRFRQLLAEQEPEVQEVSQLFRSVLQEVLERMKQEEEAHKLTRQWSLRPRGNLALATFKTRARISPFTSDIRTISEDVERDTPPPLRTWSMPEFRAPKED